Proteins from one Sabethes cyaneus chromosome 2, idSabCyanKW18_F2, whole genome shotgun sequence genomic window:
- the LOC128735849 gene encoding uncharacterized protein LOC128735849, with product MVLMVRIMVIVVDSGNNRDDNDHDVDGNDRDEVVKIMRTIDHAVGDDHDICNDGHHDGIDHDVGNGRNGGNDHDVDGNNNYDNGNDHDENENDHDCYDHDNDSIDGNDHGIDHDSSNDHEVDDSVYDDCY from the exons ATGGTGCTGATGGTACGGATCATGGTGATTGTAGTTGATAGTGGTAATAATCGTGATGATAATGATCATGATGTAGATGGCAATGATCGTGATGAAGTTG TTAAAATTATGAGAACGATCGATCATGCTGTCGGTGACGATCACGATATTTGTAATGATGGTCATCACGATGGTATTGATCATGATGTTGGTAATGGTCGTAATGGTGGTAACGATCATGATGTGGATGGTAATAATAATTATGATAATGGTAATGATCACGATGAAAATGAGAATGATCATGATTGTTATGATCATGATAACGATAGTATTGATGGCAATGATCATGGTATTGATCATGATAGCAGTAACGATCATGAAGTTGATGATAGTGTTTACGATGATTGTTATTGA
- the LOC128735850 gene encoding organic cation transporter protein gives MAADLLSSLTGDFGKWQARSIFLIYLCKIPSSWFMACLIFTAPVPKHGDFFCKPPVPSQVLNTTEWIKISHPVKEDVNDEEFSIDYCNVYEDALEHSFQPWIQPTNNSKIVPCETFEHHSEYNSIITEFDLVCSRDILVASTQSSHLFGVLLGGIITTKLMETISPRNTMLLGMYTQILCGCITGLVDVFELHMIFRCLSAICCGLMYTAGGVIMADITGGKYKTSAIALFEQFWSVGVILLPAVASFWSSWSHLYLAISLPTFLLIILHRWIPDSPKWLLQQGRIKEAKFFLEEAATTNGNGKYIPSDLSSQLHEISNKMKSQPDPDPWWTIWQEKGARKNLICAHLAWSIFIPVYYGMLLNIRAFGTEHLRVNTVIAGASELTGTFIGYYLIMRTKNKWFAAGLFNIIGGLVTYCGWLIPPEVTGNRRTALLMLSAMVAKCSISCCLTLLTVCTTELVSEKKKKGAAYSSIVWARIWLLGAPFVGATVIFGQLVPQTAFGSLTLIGGIIAGSINSPRTHISTKRIAALPETITKPNEWQTKPVQNSVLKY, from the exons gtgattttttttgcaagcccccagtaCCTTCACAAGTATTGAATACAACTGAATGGATTAAAATATCACATCCCGTTAAAGAAGATGTCAACGATGAAGAGTTTTCTATTGACTATTGTAACGTTTATGAGGATGCTTTGGAACATAGTTTTCAG CCATGGATACAACCGACTAATAACAGCAAAATTGTACCGTGCGAAACGTTTGAACATCATTCGGAATATAACTCCATAATCACCGAGTTTGATTTAGTTTGCTCAAG AGATATATTAGTTGCATCTACACAATCTTCTCATCTGTTTGGTGTACTACTTGGTGGAATAATCACTACTAAACTAATGGAGACAATTAGTCCTCGTAACACAATGTTGTTGG GTATGTACACTCAGATATTATGCGGATGCATTACCGGTTTAGTGGACGTCTTTGAGCTACACATGATTTTTAGATGCCTAAGTGCAATTTGCTGTGGATTAATGTATACTGCCGGTGGTGTTATCA TGGCAGATATAACAGGTGGAAAATACAAAACGTCAGCCATAGCCTTATTTGAACAGTTTTGGTCTGTAGGCGTCATACTTCTTCCGGCTGTAGCAAGTTTTTGGTCTAGCTGGTCTCATCTCTATTTGGCTATTTCATTGCCGACCTTTTTACTGATTATTTTGCACAG GTGGATTCCGGATTCTCCAAAATGGTTACTTCAACAAGGACGAATAAAAGAagctaaattttttttggaggaAGCAGCCACcacaaatggaaatggaaaataTATTCCAAGCGATTTATCTTCGCAACTTCATGAAATCTCGAATAAAATGAAATCTCAGCCTGACCCCGATCCGTGGTGGACAATATGGCAGGAAAAGGGTGCGAGGAAAAATTTAATATGTGCACACCTGGCATGGTCCATTTTTATTCCTGTATACTATGGAATGCTGTTGAATATTAGAGCATTTGGAACAGAACATCTACGAGTCAATACAGTGATAGCAG GTGCATCAGAATTGACTGGTACATTTATTGGATACTACCTCATAATGCGCACGAAAAACAAATGGTTTGCCGCCGGTTTGTTCAACATAATTGGAGGTTTGGTGACATATTGTGGCTGGCTTATACCACCAGAAG TTACAGGAAATCGACGAACTGCTCTCCTCATGCTATCTGCGATGGTTGCAAAATGCAGTATATCATGTTGTTTGACTCTACTGACAGTTTGCACTACTGAACTAGTtagtgaaaaaaagaaaaaaggtgcAGCATACTCATCAATAGTATGGGCTAGA ATATGGCTTTTGGGGGCTCCTTTCGTTGGTGCAACAGTAATATTTGGACAATTAGTTCCGCAGACGGCTTTTGGGTCATTAACACTTATTGGTGGTATCATAGCAGGAAGTATAAATAGCCCGCGAACACACATAAGTACTAAGAGAATAGCAGCTCTACCCGAGACAATCACCAAACCAAATGAGTGGCAAACGAAACCTGTGCAGAATTCTGTGTTGAAATATTAa